A region of Flavobacteriales bacterium DNA encodes the following proteins:
- the gcvH gene encoding glycine cleavage system protein GcvH codes for MNIPSELKYTKDHEWVKIEGDVAIIGITDFAQGELGDIVYVEVETEGDTLDQEATFGTVEAVKTVSDLFMPVSGEVIEFNKGLERNPETVNTDPYGAGWMIKVKMTNSSEASGLLSADQYKALIG; via the coding sequence ATGAATATTCCATCAGAATTAAAGTACACCAAAGACCACGAGTGGGTTAAAATAGAAGGCGATGTTGCCATTATAGGAATTACCGATTTTGCTCAAGGAGAATTAGGTGATATCGTTTATGTAGAAGTTGAAACAGAAGGTGATACCCTTGACCAAGAGGCTACTTTTGGTACTGTTGAAGCAGTAAAAACAGTGTCTGATTTGTTTATGCCAGTATCGGGTGAGGTAATTGAGTTTAATAAAGGCTTAGAAAGAAACCCTGAAACCGTTAATACAGACCCTTATGGAGCTGGTTGGATGATTAAAGTTAAAATGACCAATTCATCTGAAGCAAGCGGTTTATTGTCTGCAGATCAGTATAAAGCTTTAATAGGATAA
- the vanZ gene encoding VanZ family protein gives MVHIGIYLMVSVTLCFAIYTNEQKNNQLKINVLVVLFGVFYGGFMEILQHYIFINRSGNWYDFFANAIGATIGVIIYPFVIKLLPLKR, from the coding sequence TTGGTGCATATTGGCATTTATTTGATGGTTTCTGTAACACTTTGTTTTGCAATTTATACTAACGAACAAAAAAATAATCAATTAAAAATCAATGTGTTAGTTGTTTTGTTTGGAGTTTTTTACGGAGGTTTTATGGAAATTCTTCAGCATTACATCTTTATTAATAGAAGTGGCAATTGGTATGATTTTTTTGCCAATGCAATTGGTGCAACAATAGGTGTAATTATTTATCCGTTTGTTATTAAATTGTTACCGTTAAAAAGATGA
- a CDS encoding TonB family protein, whose amino-acid sequence MELKKNPKADLDKLRGTFMAAGLLVSMIIVYSIVNMKFYDLSASELGQLVVEQVEEEIIPITQQNTPPPPPPPPPAAPEIIQVVENEVEVAEVEMIDTEADAKMVVEEFAIKEEVVEEEIFTIVETQAEYPGGTAELFKYLNKEMKYPVIAKENGIQGTVYVQFVVWKDGKIKDAKVLRGVNKLLDEEALRVVKAMPNWNPGKQRGKPVPVYFNLPVKFTLR is encoded by the coding sequence ATGGAGTTAAAGAAAAACCCAAAAGCAGATTTAGATAAACTTAGAGGCACCTTTATGGCTGCTGGTCTTTTAGTTTCAATGATTATTGTTTATAGCATTGTAAACATGAAGTTTTATGATCTTTCTGCAAGCGAATTAGGTCAATTGGTTGTTGAACAAGTGGAAGAAGAAATTATTCCAATTACTCAACAAAACACGCCACCACCTCCACCACCTCCTCCACCAGCTGCTCCTGAAATTATTCAAGTAGTAGAAAATGAGGTTGAAGTTGCTGAGGTAGAAATGATTGATACAGAGGCTGATGCTAAAATGGTGGTAGAAGAATTTGCCATTAAAGAAGAAGTAGTAGAAGAAGAAATTTTTACTATTGTTGAGACTCAAGCGGAATATCCAGGAGGAACAGCGGAGTTGTTTAAGTACCTTAATAAAGAAATGAAATACCCTGTAATAGCTAAAGAAAATGGTATTCAAGGGACCGTCTATGTCCAGTTTGTTGTTTGGAAAGATGGAAAGATAAAAGATGCGAAGGTTTTGCGCGGTGTAAATAAATTATTGGATGAAGAAGCCTTACGTGTAGTGAAGGCTATGCCTAATTGGAATCCAGGTAAACAAAGAGGAAAACCAGTTCCAGTTTATTTTAATTTACCAGTTAAATTTACATTAAGATAA